In Hippoglossus stenolepis isolate QCI-W04-F060 chromosome 5, HSTE1.2, whole genome shotgun sequence, one genomic interval encodes:
- the LOC118109338 gene encoding patatin-like phospholipase domain-containing protein 2: protein MEASENMLSWDEEWNISFAGCGFRSVYHLGASSCILERVPWLIHGASKIGGASSGCLVAAALTVGIPIEQFCVHVLSMAKEARQQTLGVFHPTFSLLRRVQESLMEKLPEDAHRRASGKLCVSLTRLADGKNVLVSEFESREELIQVLMCSCFFPVYCGFTPPSFRGVYYMDGALSNNMPLFENRNTITVAPFSGESDICPREGTFNFFDVHYGNVSIQVNTGNVHRICTSFLPPRLEKLAEICHNGYMDALRFLREKDLLGTQCLPSSLVSDMDTVKPTCCELWKKLAQGDESEKIHLNGLNPAAEEDHWLDQKVIENLPDDIKKSLCEVCRESPGGVGPWSQLTEFLPVKLVLYLLTFLMLPIELSLLLTKSVLQSGCAVIYRLLTSATDFCTEGNNSAFRCRNRSSSSDLTPDRSRQKH from the exons ATGGAAGCCTCGGAGAACATGCTCAGCTGGGATGAGGAGTGGAACATCTCGTTCGCAGGTTGTGGCTTCAGGAGTGTTTACCACCTGGGAGCCTCCAGCTGTATCCTGGAGCGGGTTCCATGGCTGATTCATGGTGCTTCTAAAATCGGCGGAGCTTCGTCTGGTTGTCTCGTCGCTGCAGCCCTGACTGTTGGGATTCCTATCG AACAGttctgtgtccatgtgttgtCGATGGCGAAAGAGGCCAGGCAACAAACACTGGGCGTTTTCCACCCGACCTTCAGTCTGCTGCGGAGGGTACAGGAGTCCCTGATGGAGAAACTCCCAGAGGACGCTCACCGTCGGGCCTCAGGGAAGCTCTGCGTGTCCCTCACCCGACTGGCTGATGGGAAGAACGTTTTGGTGTCAGAGTTCGAGAGCAGAGAAGAGCTCATTCAG GTTCTCATGTGCAGCTGCTTTTTCCCTGTTTACTGTGGTTTTACTCCACCTTCATTCCGTGGAGTG taCTACATGGACGGAGCCCTGAGCAACAACATGCCCCTGTTCGAGAACAGAAACACCATCACCGTGGCCCCGTTCTCTGGCGAGAGCGACATCTGCCCCAGGGAGGGTACTTTCAACTTCTTCGATGTGCACTACGGCAACGTCAGCATCCAGGTCAACACTGGCAACGTGCACCGCATCTGTACATCCTTCCTACCTCCTAGACTAGAG AAACTGGCAGAGATCTGTCACAACGGCTACATGGATGCTCTTCGTTTCTTGAGAGAAAAAG ATCTGCTCGGGACACAATGTCTTCCCTCCAGTTTGGTGTCAGACATGGACACGGTCAAACCTACTTGTTGTGAGTTGTGGAAGAAATTGGCTCAAGGGGACGAGTCCGAGAAGATTCATCTTAACGGGTTGaatcctgcagcagaggaggatcACTGGCTTGACCAGAAAGTCATAGAGAACCTCCCGGATGATATCAAGAAAA gccTGTGTGAGGTCTGCAGGGAGAGTCCTGGTGGTGTCGGTCCATGGTCTCAGCTCACAGAGTTCCTTCCGGTCAAGTTGGTTTTGTATCTGCTGACCTTCCTCATGCTGCCCATCGAGCTGAGCCTCTTACTCACcaaaag TGTGCTACAGTCAGGCTGTGCAGTCATTTACAGACTGTTGACGTCAGCTACAGATTTCTGCACTGAAGGAAACAACAG TGCGTTTCGATGTCGGAACAGGTCCTCAAGCTCAGATCTGACACCCGACAGgagcagacaaaaacattaa